Within Sandaracinaceae bacterium, the genomic segment CGGGTCCGACGCGCTGGGCGAGCTCGGCGCGCACGGATGGCGAGCGGCCGTACATCTCGGCCAGGAGGCGCTCCCCCACGTGGGTGAGAGCGATCATGAGCGGGACCCGGATGCGGTGCGCTCCCTCTGGGGCGGGCCATCGGCTCGGAAGCGCTCGAGCGCGCTCCCAACAATCTCGTCGACTTCGAGCATCGGAGAGCGTCGCAGAGACGCCTCAACTCTCTGGACGATGTCGTGGGTCGAGGTCATCGCCTCTTCCTATCAGAGTCTCCGCCCAGAACGCGCGCATCTCGACCATTCAAACAAAGAAAACTGCTAATACAGATACATAAACTCTTTGCGGGAACACGCGTTCATGCTAGATGAGTTGCATGGGGGCATTCATCGAACATGGTCCGTCGGCCGACACCTCTCGCCAGGTGGCCGACGAGACTCTGAGGAAGCTCGGGCGCCTGCGCGCGGCCAGCGACTTCGAGCTCTGTCAGTGGTTCCTCTGCGGCTTCCGGCTGAAGGTCCACGAGCTCTACGGCTTCGCCAGCTTCCGCGAGTACGCCGAGCGCTGGTTCGGCTGCTCGGGCCGGGGGACCGAGGAGCGAGTGCGCGTCGCGGAGCGGCTCGATGAGCTGCCGAAGCTCAGCGCCGCGTTCGCGGCGGGCGACCTCGTCTACTCCGCCGTGCGCGAGCTGACCCGGGTGGCCGACGCGGAGACGGAGGCCGAGTGGCTCGAGGTCGCCGACGGCAAGACGGCGTCACAGATCGAGCGCATGACCTCGGGCAAGAAGCCGGGGGACCGGCCGAGCGACCCGACGCGGCCCGAGCTCGAGCGCAAGCGGGTGACCTTGAACCTGTCGCCCTCGGCCTACGCGCTCCTGCGGCAAGCGCGGGACGTGCTCCGCAAGGAGAGCGGCGGCACGCACCTGGACGACGACGCGTTCATCGAGCTCCTCGCCTCGAGCGCGCTCTCCGGCGGCGGCGGCGCGGACGAGACGCGGAGCCGGCACCAGATCGCGCTGACGGTCTGCGAGTGCTGCAAGGCCGCCACCCAGGACGCGAACGGCGAGCAGGTCCCCGTCGGGCCCGAGGTGGTGGAGGTGGCCGAGTGCGACGCGCAGATCATCGGCCGGGTGGACATCTCGGCCGGCTACGAACGGGCGAGCCAGGTGATCCCGCCTGCGGTGCGCCGCGCGGTGGTGCGCCGACACGGCGGCGTCTGCGCGGTGCCGGGGTGCAAGAACACGAGCTGCGACGTGCATCACTGCGACCCCAAGTCGGAGGGCGGCAGCCACGACCCCGAGCGGCTCATCCTGCTCTGCTCGACCCATCACGGGATCGCGCACGAAGGGAAGATCGTCATCCGCGGCACCTGGTCCGCGGGCTTCGTGTTCGAACACCCAGATGGGTCTGGCTATGGCTCACCGAAGGTGGAGCCGAGGAAGGCGCGCGTCCTGGCCGAGGTGTTCCAGATGCTGAAAGCGCTCAGCTTCAAGGAGAAGGAGGCGCGGCGGCTCGTGGACCAAGCGCGCCCCCACGTGGGGGCCGAGACGACGGCCGAGCAGGCGCTGCGGGTGGCGCTGCGGGGAGTGTCGATCGGGAGCGGGGTGCGGGAGGAGCTGGCGGAGTACGGTGGGTCGGCCCCCACGTGGGGGCTGATGTGGTCCACCGCGATGGTTCCCCAGACCCCATTCGCCTCTGCGTGATGGGCTCAGCGGACGCGGCGTAGCCAGACCCACCCGAGCCCCAGGAGCGCGAGCCCGGCGAGCGAGACCCAGCTGCCGGCTCGGGCGCGTTCGGCTTTGGACTCCGGGAGGACGCGCAGCAGGCCCTCCGCGGGCGACAGGCCGGCCTCCTCGAGGTGGCGCCGGAAGCTCAGCTGATTGGACTGGCTCACGAAGCCCGTCCAATGGCCCGCCCCGGTCGCCCCGTCGTCGGCGAGCACGTCGTCGGCGAGCAGCACCGCCACCGTCGTCCCGGTCGCGCTCGCGGTGACGGGCGTGTAGCACTGCTCACGCCCGCTGCCGCGTCGGCAGAGGCGGTGCTCGGGACGCGCGACGCCGCGCACCTCGACGTAGTCGGCGTCGGAGCGCGCGCCCGCCTCCATGGCCGCCAGATCGAGGCGCTCGACCGACACGGCCTTCGCGTGGGCGAACATGCCGACTCCGAGGAGGGCCATGACCGCACCCGCGCCTACCAAGGCGAGCGGACGCACGCGGCCGCGGATCCAGCTCGCACGGGCCGCGCGGACCGTCGGAGAGCGCCCGCGGAGAGCGAGGGCCCCGGCGATCACCGCTCCCGAGACGACCACGACGAAGAGCATGGCGTAGAGGTCGGTGTCGCTCACGCGGTAGGAGAGCACATCCGATCTGGCGCGGCACGGCGCGGGGATCGAACGCCGCTCAGGCAGGAGATGCGCCCTGTGGCACCCTGGCCACGTGCAACACGGCTTCGTGCGTGGCGTGCGCCTCGAGCGCGAGAAGGTGCCCGACTTCGGGCGCTACCCGTTCGACATCCCGGCGGTGCGCGACCTCGAGACCCTCGACCTCGACCCGGGGGTGACGTTCTTCATCGGCGAGAACGGGAGCGGCAAGTCCACGCTCCTCGAGGCCATCGCGATCAT encodes:
- a CDS encoding AAA family ATPase — translated: MQHGFVRGVRLEREKVPDFGRYPFDIPAVRDLETLDLDPGVTFFIGENGSGKSTLLEAIAI
- a CDS encoding DUF222 domain-containing protein; the encoded protein is MGAFIEHGPSADTSRQVADETLRKLGRLRAASDFELCQWFLCGFRLKVHELYGFASFREYAERWFGCSGRGTEERVRVAERLDELPKLSAAFAAGDLVYSAVRELTRVADAETEAEWLEVADGKTASQIERMTSGKKPGDRPSDPTRPELERKRVTLNLSPSAYALLRQARDVLRKESGGTHLDDDAFIELLASSALSGGGGADETRSRHQIALTVCECCKAATQDANGEQVPVGPEVVEVAECDAQIIGRVDISAGYERASQVIPPAVRRAVVRRHGGVCAVPGCKNTSCDVHHCDPKSEGGSHDPERLILLCSTHHGIAHEGKIVIRGTWSAGFVFEHPDGSGYGSPKVEPRKARVLAEVFQMLKALSFKEKEARRLVDQARPHVGAETTAEQALRVALRGVSIGSGVREELAEYGGSAPTWGLMWSTAMVPQTPFASA